In Methanothrix sp., a genomic segment contains:
- a CDS encoding formate--phosphoribosylaminoimidazolecarboxamide ligase family protein: MIERSKVLEVLRGYELKDLRIGMIASHSALDTADGAVEENFRTLAVCQEGREKPYVRYFRAERDRKGRIITGMIDEIMMLKQFPDVLDPENQEILKDKNTLFVPNRSFTSYCGIDAVEEQFALPLLGSRNLLRSEERGDKRDYYWLLEKAGLPFPEPVEAEEINQLVMVKLPHAVKTLERGFFTAASYEEYCQKADLLLRQNVIDQDGIELARIERYIIGPVFNLDYFYSPITERIELIGIDWRFETSLDGHCRLPAPQQLTLNEQQINPEYTVCGHNSATLRESLLEKAFVLAEKYVEATQEYYKPGIIGPFCLQTCVDKDLNFYIYDVAPRIGGGTNVHMAVGHPYGNALWRTNMSTGRRLAREVRIALENGCLEQIVT; encoded by the coding sequence TTGATTGAACGCAGCAAGGTTCTGGAGGTGTTGAGGGGATACGAGCTCAAGGATCTGAGAATCGGGATGATAGCATCCCATTCTGCCCTGGATACGGCAGATGGCGCAGTGGAGGAGAACTTCAGGACTTTGGCGGTATGCCAGGAGGGGAGGGAGAAGCCCTATGTCAGGTACTTCCGGGCGGAGAGGGACCGGAAGGGGAGGATAATAACCGGCATGATCGATGAGATTATGATGCTGAAGCAGTTCCCGGATGTCTTAGACCCGGAGAACCAGGAGATTCTCAAGGATAAGAACACCCTCTTCGTTCCCAACCGCTCATTCACCTCCTACTGCGGCATCGATGCTGTGGAAGAGCAGTTCGCGCTTCCCCTGCTCGGCTCGCGCAACCTCCTTCGCTCTGAGGAGAGGGGGGATAAGAGAGATTACTACTGGCTGCTGGAGAAGGCGGGCCTGCCCTTCCCCGAGCCGGTGGAGGCGGAGGAGATCAACCAGTTGGTGATGGTCAAGCTGCCCCATGCAGTGAAGACCCTGGAGAGGGGGTTTTTCACTGCCGCCTCCTATGAGGAGTATTGCCAGAAGGCTGATCTCCTCTTGCGCCAGAATGTAATCGATCAGGATGGGATTGAGCTGGCCAGGATTGAGCGCTATATCATCGGCCCGGTCTTCAATCTGGACTATTTCTACTCCCCAATAACGGAGAGGATTGAGCTGATCGGTATAGACTGGAGGTTTGAGACCAGCCTGGACGGCCACTGTCGCCTGCCCGCTCCCCAACAGCTAACTCTCAATGAGCAGCAGATCAACCCCGAGTATACTGTCTGCGGGCACAACTCCGCCACTCTTAGGGAGTCGCTCTTGGAGAAGGCCTTCGTCCTGGCGGAGAAGTATGTGGAGGCGACACAGGAGTACTACAAGCCCGGGATCATCGGCCCCTTCTGTCTGCAGACCTGTGTGGACAAGGACCTGAACTTCTACATCTATGATGTCGCGCCCAGGATCGGCGGTGGGACCAATGTGCATATGGCAGTTGGCCATCCCTATGGCAATGCCCTCTGGCGGACAAATATGTCCACGGGGCGCAGGCTCGCCCGCGAGGTGAGGATCGCTCTGGAGAACGGCTGCCTGGAGCAGATTGTGACCTGA
- a CDS encoding 3-isopropylmalate dehydratase small subunit produces the protein MAGRAWKFKDDIDTDAIIPGRYLVMNDPQELAAHLFEGVRPEMAGAVKEGDYVVAGENFGCGSSREHAPLALKGAGISAVLAKSFARIFFRNAINIGLPLFICPDVDRIEEGAYIEIDMAGGVIKNITRNESYKTTPLPSFLREIVNAGGLVEYTRLQVSGVRA, from the coding sequence TTGGCGGGCAGAGCTTGGAAGTTCAAGGACGATATCGATACCGATGCCATCATCCCCGGTCGCTACCTGGTGATGAACGATCCGCAGGAACTGGCTGCACACCTCTTTGAAGGGGTGCGCCCGGAGATGGCAGGAGCAGTCAAGGAAGGAGACTATGTGGTGGCGGGGGAGAACTTCGGCTGCGGCTCATCGCGAGAGCACGCACCTCTGGCCCTGAAGGGAGCTGGTATCTCAGCAGTCCTCGCCAAGTCCTTTGCCAGAATCTTCTTCAGAAACGCCATAAACATAGGACTGCCCCTCTTCATCTGTCCAGATGTGGACAGGATCGAGGAGGGCGCTTATATCGAGATCGATATGGCGGGCGGAGTAATAAAGAATATAACCCGCAATGAATCCTATAAGACCACACCACTTCCAAGTTTCTTAAGGGAGATCGTCAATGCGGGCGGCCTGGTGGAGTACACCAGACTACAGGTGTCCGGAGTGAGGGCATGA
- a CDS encoding isocitrate/isopropylmalate dehydrogenase family protein, translating to MNYKIPVIGGDGIGPEIVAEGQKVLEAAADKYNFSLEWIDYSIGAEHYLKTGELISEETLKELSGYRAIYLGAIGDPRVRPGVLEKGVLLTMRFYLDQYINLRPVRLLEGVWTPLKDKTPKDIDFVVVRENTEDFYIGIGSRAQKGKSHADFQVSRKLYNIKFGLDIDSDSEEIAYQIGEVSREGCQRVIKYAFDLARKRRQKVSSVDKANVLSDIYGFWREILLDVAKGYPEIKYDFNFVDAITMWFVKNPEWFDVVVAPNMFGDIITDLGAMIQGGLGLAPGANLNPEGTSMFEPIHGSAPKYKGRNVVNPLATIWAGALLLEHLGQPAAAADIVSAIERNLFEGQIKTYDLGGSSTTSEVGSEIARLVGLM from the coding sequence ATGAACTATAAAATACCAGTTATCGGCGGCGATGGCATCGGCCCGGAGATAGTAGCCGAGGGCCAGAAGGTGCTGGAGGCAGCAGCAGACAAGTACAACTTCTCCTTGGAGTGGATCGATTACTCCATCGGTGCAGAGCACTACCTGAAGACGGGCGAGCTGATAAGCGAGGAGACGCTCAAAGAGCTTTCAGGCTATCGGGCCATCTATCTGGGGGCGATAGGCGACCCCAGGGTCCGGCCAGGGGTGCTGGAGAAGGGCGTCCTTCTCACGATGCGTTTCTACCTCGACCAGTATATCAACCTCCGGCCGGTCAGGCTACTGGAGGGCGTCTGGACCCCTCTAAAGGATAAAACGCCGAAAGATATCGATTTTGTTGTGGTTCGCGAGAACACTGAGGACTTTTACATCGGCATAGGCAGTCGCGCACAGAAGGGCAAAAGCCATGCCGACTTCCAGGTCAGCCGCAAGCTCTACAATATAAAGTTCGGCCTGGATATCGACTCAGATAGCGAGGAGATCGCTTATCAGATAGGCGAGGTCAGCCGGGAGGGCTGCCAGAGGGTGATAAAGTATGCCTTCGACCTGGCGAGGAAGCGCCGCCAGAAGGTATCCAGCGTCGACAAGGCCAATGTGCTCAGCGACATTTATGGCTTTTGGAGGGAGATCCTTCTGGATGTGGCAAAAGGATATCCAGAGATCAAGTATGACTTCAACTTCGTTGATGCCATAACCATGTGGTTTGTCAAGAATCCGGAGTGGTTCGATGTGGTCGTCGCCCCCAATATGTTCGGAGACATAATCACCGATCTGGGGGCCATGATCCAGGGCGGCCTGGGCCTGGCGCCGGGAGCCAACCTCAACCCTGAGGGCACCAGCATGTTCGAGCCCATCCATGGCTCTGCCCCCAAGTATAAGGGCCGAAATGTGGTCAACCCTCTGGCCACCATCTGGGCAGGGGCTCTACTCCTGGAGCATCTCGGCCAGCCGGCTGCAGCAGCTGACATAGTCTCGGCTATAGAGCGGAACCTATTTGAAGGCCAGATAAAGACATATGACCTGGGAGGAAGCTCAACCACCTCCGAGGTTGGATCGGAGATTGCTCGCCTAGTGGGACTGATGTAA
- a CDS encoding DNA-directed RNA polymerase subunit H — protein sequence MTKFAVRDHEMVPEHILLTPDEGLQVLKEFGIDAPQLPKIHASDPAAKEIGAKVGDIIKIIRKSTTAKHSVFYRLVID from the coding sequence GTGACCAAATTTGCCGTAAGAGATCATGAGATGGTTCCGGAACATATTCTGCTCACTCCGGATGAGGGACTGCAGGTGCTGAAGGAGTTCGGCATCGATGCGCCACAACTGCCGAAGATCCATGCAAGCGACCCCGCCGCCAAGGAGATCGGGGCCAAAGTGGGCGACATAATCAAGATAATAAGGAAAAGCACAACAGCCAAACATTCAGTCTTCTACCGGCTGGTAATCGATTAA
- a CDS encoding DNA-directed RNA polymerase subunit B'', with amino-acid sequence MLDRNALYSAYFTRDKLVHHHINSFNDFIDKGLQKVIDEVNVIETNIENTYVRLGNIRVEKPMVREADGSVERLYPNDARLRNLTYASPIKLEMTIVEGETEKDPVEADIGTLPIMLNSRVCNLFGLDADEMISFGEDPSDPGGYFVVNGSERVIMTLEDLAPNKILVEYNQRYDENIEVAKVFSQRQGYRSLVIVERGRRSILEVSFPSVSGRLNFITLLRSLGMETDMDIVKSVSDNPEIIKFMLENLEESEVSTNDEALEKIGSRVAAGQAKEYQKKRATYVLDRYLLPHIGVEEKDRYAKALFLSRMAEACFELALGRRSEDDKDHYSNKRLKLSGDLMEDLFRVAFNRLTRDIKYQLERASMRNRDLNVVTTVRADVLTERMIHPLATGNWVGGRTGVSQLLDRTDYMATLSHLRRVISPLSRSQPHFEARDLHATQWGRICPSETPEGPNCGLVKNFAQGVELSKGIDDSDDIKKILMDLGVISVGGSIV; translated from the coding sequence TTGCTCGACAGAAATGCCCTTTATAGCGCCTATTTTACCAGGGATAAGCTGGTGCATCATCATATCAACTCCTTCAATGACTTCATAGATAAAGGCCTGCAGAAGGTGATCGATGAGGTCAATGTCATAGAGACCAATATCGAGAACACCTATGTCCGGCTGGGGAACATCCGGGTGGAAAAGCCCATGGTGCGCGAGGCGGACGGTTCAGTGGAGAGGCTCTACCCCAATGATGCCCGTCTGCGCAACCTGACCTATGCCTCGCCGATCAAGCTGGAGATGACCATCGTCGAGGGGGAGACGGAGAAAGATCCAGTGGAGGCTGACATAGGCACACTGCCCATCATGCTCAACTCCAGGGTCTGCAATCTCTTCGGCCTGGACGCAGACGAGATGATATCCTTTGGAGAGGACCCCTCTGATCCCGGCGGCTACTTTGTGGTCAACGGCTCGGAGAGGGTGATCATGACCCTGGAGGATCTGGCCCCGAACAAGATCCTGGTGGAGTACAACCAGCGCTATGACGAGAACATCGAGGTGGCCAAGGTCTTCTCCCAAAGGCAGGGCTACAGATCGCTGGTCATTGTGGAAAGAGGCCGCCGCTCCATCCTCGAGGTCTCATTCCCCTCCGTCTCTGGCAGATTGAACTTCATCACCCTTCTCCGCTCCCTGGGGATGGAGACAGATATGGATATAGTCAAATCAGTATCCGATAACCCGGAGATCATCAAGTTCATGCTGGAGAACCTGGAGGAGTCAGAGGTCTCGACCAATGACGAGGCCCTGGAGAAGATCGGCTCTCGCGTCGCTGCCGGCCAGGCCAAGGAGTACCAGAAGAAGAGGGCCACCTACGTTCTGGATCGCTACCTGCTCCCTCATATCGGTGTTGAGGAGAAGGACCGCTATGCAAAAGCTCTCTTCCTCTCCCGAATGGCCGAGGCCTGCTTCGAGCTGGCCCTGGGACGGAGGAGCGAGGACGACAAGGACCACTACTCCAACAAGAGGCTGAAGCTCTCCGGGGACCTGATGGAGGACCTCTTCCGGGTGGCCTTCAACCGCCTGACCCGGGACATAAAGTATCAGCTGGAGCGGGCGAGCATGAGAAACAGGGATCTGAATGTGGTGACCACCGTCCGGGCGGATGTCCTCACAGAGAGGATGATCCATCCCCTGGCCACAGGCAACTGGGTAGGAGGGAGGACCGGCGTCTCACAGCTCCTGGACAGGACCGATTATATGGCCACCCTATCCCATCTGCGCCGGGTGATCTCACCTCTATCCCGATCCCAGCCCCACTTCGAGGCTCGAGATCTGCATGCCACCCAGTGGGGGCGGATCTGCCCCTCAGAGACCCCTGAGGGCCCCAACTGCGGCCTGGTGAAGAACTTCGCCCAGGGCGTCGAGCTCTCCAAAGGGATAGACGATTCGGATGATATCAAGAAGATTCTCATGGATTTAGGAGTAATTTCAGTAGGTGGTAGCATTGTCTGA
- a CDS encoding DNA-directed RNA polymerase subunit A', which produces MTVPKRIGKIRFGLISPQEFRKMSVVKIITADTYDDDGFPIEMGLMDPRLGVIDPGLRCRSCGGRPGECPGHFGHIDLIAPVIHVGFAKLIRKILRAVCRDCSRLMLKDNEKKMYLEQIQELERLGQMTDDTVNKVFAEARKNKTCPYCGAPQQEIKFERPLSYIEDGHKLTASDIRDRFEKIPDEDIKVMGMNPATARPEWMILTVLPVPPVTMRPSITLESGQRSEDDLTHKLVDIIRINQRFQENREAGAPQLIIEDLWELLQYHVTTFLDNTVSGVPPARHRSGRPLKTLSQRLKGKEGRFRGSLSGKRVNFSARTVISPDPNLSIGEVGVPQEIAMELSVPMIANPRNIDMVKTFVRRGPDRHPGVNYVTRPDQRRVKVTDRNCEEVAEQIDIGWRIDRQLADGDIVLFNRQPSLHRMSIMSHRVKVMPYKTFRLNPAVCPPYNADFDGDEMNMHVPQTEEARAEAEILMRVQENILSPRFGGPIIGGIHDYVTGSFLLTHGRKPIHRQEAMELLKKFDISELPAPEGEADGEPYWTGKQIFSLILPRGLNLTFKADFCYNCDVCKGEECESDAYVVIRDGQLEMGTIDAKAVGAFKGKITDRIIKEYNPSMASQFLDRMTRLALRGIMHAGFSFGIDDEDIPPEAVEQIEETTRTAREKAQQLIEAYKAGELEPLPGRTLDETLEMRIMQTLGKARDSAGKIASRYLGLDNSGVVMALSGARGSMLNLTQMAACVGQQSVRGERIMRGYAGRTLPHFQRGDLGAEAHGFVESSYKGGLNPTEFFFHAIGGREGLVDTAIRTSQSGYLQRRLVNALQDLEVKYDGTVKETRGMIVQFQYGEDGVDASRRDYASTENVKRIVQSVLKRESA; this is translated from the coding sequence ATGACTGTACCCAAGAGGATAGGCAAGATCCGCTTCGGCCTGATCTCGCCCCAAGAGTTTAGAAAGATGAGCGTTGTCAAGATCATCACCGCCGACACCTACGACGATGACGGCTTTCCCATCGAGATGGGGCTTATGGATCCCAGGCTTGGCGTCATCGATCCCGGCCTGCGATGTCGGTCCTGCGGCGGCAGGCCGGGTGAGTGCCCGGGCCACTTCGGCCACATAGATCTCATCGCTCCTGTCATCCACGTTGGTTTCGCCAAGCTTATCCGGAAGATCCTGCGGGCAGTATGCAGAGACTGCTCCCGCCTGATGCTCAAGGATAATGAGAAGAAGATGTACCTTGAGCAGATCCAGGAGCTGGAACGTTTGGGCCAGATGACAGATGACACAGTGAACAAGGTCTTCGCCGAGGCCAGGAAGAACAAGACCTGTCCCTACTGCGGCGCTCCTCAGCAGGAGATCAAGTTTGAGCGGCCATTATCCTATATCGAGGACGGCCACAAGCTCACCGCCTCAGACATCCGCGACCGGTTTGAGAAGATCCCGGACGAGGACATCAAGGTGATGGGCATGAACCCCGCCACGGCCCGCCCGGAATGGATGATCCTCACCGTCCTCCCCGTGCCTCCAGTGACCATGCGCCCCTCCATCACCCTGGAGTCCGGCCAGAGGAGCGAGGACGACCTCACCCATAAGCTGGTGGATATCATCAGAATCAATCAGCGCTTCCAGGAGAACCGGGAAGCAGGCGCCCCCCAACTGATCATAGAGGACCTGTGGGAGCTATTGCAGTACCACGTCACCACATTCCTTGACAATACCGTCTCCGGCGTGCCCCCCGCCCGCCACCGTTCCGGCCGGCCTCTCAAGACCCTCTCCCAGAGGCTGAAGGGGAAGGAGGGACGCTTCCGGGGCTCCCTCTCCGGCAAGAGGGTCAACTTCAGTGCCAGGACGGTCATCTCTCCCGATCCCAATCTGAGCATTGGCGAGGTGGGAGTCCCCCAGGAGATCGCCATGGAGCTCTCTGTGCCCATGATAGCCAACCCCAGGAACATCGATATGGTGAAGACATTTGTGCGCCGCGGCCCGGACAGGCACCCGGGAGTGAACTATGTCACCCGCCCCGATCAGAGGAGGGTGAAGGTCACTGACAGGAACTGCGAGGAGGTCGCAGAGCAGATCGATATCGGCTGGAGGATCGACCGTCAGCTTGCCGATGGCGATATAGTCCTGTTCAACCGCCAGCCATCTCTGCACCGGATGTCCATCATGTCCCACCGGGTGAAGGTCATGCCCTACAAGACCTTCCGGCTCAACCCGGCGGTCTGTCCACCTTACAATGCCGATTTTGATGGCGATGAGATGAACATGCATGTGCCCCAGACTGAGGAGGCGCGGGCAGAGGCTGAGATCCTGATGAGGGTACAGGAGAACATCCTCTCCCCCCGGTTCGGCGGGCCGATCATCGGCGGCATCCACGATTATGTGACCGGCTCGTTCTTGCTGACGCACGGACGAAAACCCATCCATCGCCAGGAGGCAATGGAGCTATTGAAGAAGTTCGATATATCCGAGCTTCCCGCCCCGGAGGGGGAGGCGGATGGCGAGCCCTACTGGACGGGAAAGCAGATCTTCAGCCTCATCCTTCCCCGGGGCCTGAACCTGACCTTCAAGGCTGACTTCTGCTACAACTGCGATGTCTGCAAGGGAGAGGAGTGCGAGAGCGATGCCTATGTGGTCATAAGAGACGGTCAGCTTGAGATGGGGACGATAGACGCCAAGGCTGTTGGCGCCTTCAAGGGCAAGATAACAGACAGGATAATAAAGGAGTACAATCCCTCCATGGCGAGCCAATTCCTGGACCGGATGACCCGCCTGGCCCTGAGGGGCATAATGCATGCCGGCTTCAGCTTCGGAATAGATGACGAGGACATCCCTCCAGAAGCAGTGGAACAGATCGAAGAGACCACTCGTACCGCTCGAGAGAAGGCCCAGCAGTTGATCGAGGCCTACAAAGCTGGAGAGCTGGAGCCCCTGCCCGGGCGCACTCTGGATGAGACCCTGGAGATGAGGATCATGCAGACCCTGGGCAAGGCGCGAGATAGTGCAGGCAAGATCGCCAGCCGTTACCTGGGCCTGGACAACTCCGGGGTGGTGATGGCATTGAGCGGTGCCAGGGGCAGCATGCTCAACCTGACCCAGATGGCGGCCTGTGTCGGCCAGCAATCAGTTCGAGGAGAGAGGATCATGCGCGGCTATGCCGGCCGAACCCTGCCCCACTTCCAGCGGGGAGATCTGGGGGCGGAGGCGCACGGCTTTGTGGAGTCCAGCTATAAGGGGGGTCTCAATCCCACAGAGTTCTTCTTCCATGCCATTGGCGGTCGCGAGGGCCTGGTGGATACAGCCATCAGGACATCCCAGAGCGGCTATCTGCAAAGAAGGTTGGTCAATGCCCTGCAGGACCTGGAGGTCAAGTACGATGGCACAGTCAAAGAGACGAGGGGGATGATCGTCCAGTTCCAATATGGCGAGGACGGAGTCGATGCCTCCAGAAGGGACTATGCCAGCACAGAGAACGTCAAACGGATCGTCCAGAGCGTGCTGAAGAGGGAGTCGGCATGA
- the rpoA2 gene encoding DNA-directed RNA polymerase subunit A'' — translation MSLSEKEIQERLDQVELPPSIREAIQNELKGADITPEEMEEIISRVMADYQHSRVEPCEAVGVVAAQSIGEPGTQMTMRTFHYAGVAEINVTLGLPRLIEIVDARKIPSTPTMTIKLTPEYAHDRDLAREVAWAIESSSILHLGSIATDLAEMNVIIDLSPGALEQRKITAEEVAAKLKEETGLDVDQKENLLVMAPEEASYRELLQLVEKIKKISLKGVEGIKRVVIRKEGDEYILYTEGSSLKKIMQFEGVDPTRIKTNNINEIGEVLGIEAARNAIINEATDTLREQGLSVDVRHIMLVADIMTVDGELKQIGRHGVSGEKASVLARAAFEVTVNHILDAAIRGDVDDLKGVTENVIVGQPIQLGTGDVKLVASKR, via the coding sequence ATGAGCCTATCAGAAAAGGAGATCCAGGAGAGGCTGGATCAGGTGGAGCTTCCCCCGAGCATCAGAGAGGCCATCCAAAACGAGCTGAAAGGGGCGGATATCACTCCGGAGGAGATGGAGGAGATCATATCCCGGGTGATGGCCGACTACCAGCACTCCCGGGTGGAGCCCTGTGAGGCTGTGGGCGTGGTTGCCGCCCAGTCCATAGGCGAGCCCGGCACCCAGATGACCATGCGTACCTTTCACTATGCCGGTGTGGCTGAGATCAATGTCACCCTGGGCCTTCCCCGGCTGATAGAGATCGTTGACGCCAGAAAGATCCCCTCCACACCCACCATGACCATCAAGCTCACCCCCGAGTATGCACACGATCGAGACCTGGCCAGAGAGGTTGCCTGGGCCATAGAGTCCTCCTCCATCCTCCACCTGGGCTCTATTGCCACTGACCTGGCGGAGATGAATGTGATAATCGATCTCAGCCCCGGGGCATTGGAGCAGCGCAAGATCACTGCTGAGGAGGTGGCAGCAAAGCTGAAGGAGGAGACGGGGCTGGATGTGGACCAGAAGGAGAACCTGCTGGTGATGGCACCGGAGGAGGCCTCCTACCGGGAGCTGCTCCAACTGGTGGAGAAGATAAAGAAGATCTCCCTCAAAGGAGTGGAGGGCATCAAGAGGGTGGTGATCCGCAAAGAGGGGGACGAATATATCCTTTATACTGAAGGCTCCTCCCTCAAGAAGATCATGCAGTTTGAGGGGGTGGACCCCACCCGGATCAAGACCAACAATATAAACGAGATCGGTGAGGTGCTGGGCATAGAAGCAGCCAGAAATGCCATCATAAACGAGGCCACTGATACCCTGCGCGAACAGGGTTTATCAGTGGACGTCCGCCACATCATGCTGGTGGCGGACATCATGACGGTGGATGGCGAGCTCAAGCAGATTGGACGGCATGGGGTTTCAGGCGAGAAGGCCAGCGTTCTGGCCAGGGCAGCCTTCGAGGTCACTGTCAACCATATCCTGGATGCGGCCATCAGAGGAGATGTAGACGACCTCAAGGGCGTAACAGAAAACGTCATCGTTGGCCAGCCGATACAGCTCGGCACCGGAGACGTTAAGCTGGTAGCAAGCAAGAGGTAA
- a CDS encoding 50S ribosomal protein L30e, with translation MINVDRALRSSIRTGNVMLGSNRTVEAGLSGEAKLIIYALDCPVGVRMQLETMDLPVYSYQGMGKDLGSACGKPFSVAALAIIEPGDSEIMALQREIRGVEA, from the coding sequence ATGATCAATGTAGATAGAGCGTTGAGAAGTTCCATCAGAACAGGAAATGTAATGCTAGGATCGAATAGGACAGTTGAAGCAGGACTTAGCGGAGAGGCAAAGCTCATAATCTATGCCCTGGATTGCCCTGTAGGCGTGCGCATGCAGTTGGAGACCATGGACCTGCCGGTCTACAGTTATCAGGGCATGGGAAAGGATCTCGGATCTGCCTGCGGAAAACCTTTCTCCGTGGCTGCATTGGCCATCATCGAGCCAGGCGACTCGGAGATAATGGCACTGCAGCGGGAGATCCGGGGTGTTGAGGCATGA
- a CDS encoding NusA-like transcription termination signal-binding factor, whose translation MSEFKLTTEGIRYIALFESLTGGVARDCVVDEENDRIIFVIKKGDMGAAIGRKGSNINRVKKSIGKQIEIVEYSEDVKVFLENLFQPAAIKNIMVVNKNSKRLAYVEVANKDKGIAIGRDGRNILKAKMLAQRHHGVDDIIIQ comes from the coding sequence ATGAGTGAGTTCAAGCTCACCACTGAAGGAATAAGATACATAGCACTCTTCGAGAGCCTCACAGGAGGCGTGGCAAGGGATTGTGTAGTGGACGAGGAGAACGATAGGATCATCTTCGTCATCAAAAAGGGAGATATGGGCGCAGCCATAGGCAGGAAGGGCTCCAACATCAACCGGGTCAAGAAATCGATCGGCAAGCAGATCGAGATTGTGGAGTACAGCGAGGATGTCAAGGTCTTCTTGGAGAACCTCTTTCAGCCCGCAGCCATCAAGAATATCATGGTCGTTAACAAGAACAGCAAGCGATTGGCTTATGTAGAGGTAGCAAACAAGGACAAGGGAATTGCCATCGGCAGGGATGGTCGTAACATACTTAAAGCCAAGATGCTTGCACAGAGGCACCATGGCGTTGATGATATCATAATTCAATGA
- a CDS encoding 30S ribosomal protein S12, producing the protein MGNGIYAARKLESDRKTMRWSHPKFIRRMSGSKMKADPLGGAPMGRGIVLEKVGIEAKQPNSAIRKAVRIQLIKNGRQVTAFAPGDGAIGFIDEHDEVLVDRIGGRQGRSMGDIPGVRFKVIAVNNVSLQELVRGKKEKPVR; encoded by the coding sequence ATGGGAAATGGAATCTATGCAGCCAGGAAACTGGAGAGTGATAGGAAGACGATGAGGTGGAGCCATCCCAAGTTTATCCGCAGGATGTCGGGGAGCAAGATGAAGGCCGACCCTCTGGGCGGAGCGCCCATGGGGAGGGGTATCGTCCTGGAGAAGGTCGGCATTGAGGCCAAGCAGCCCAACTCGGCCATAAGAAAGGCGGTGCGCATACAACTGATCAAGAACGGCCGCCAGGTTACAGCCTTTGCCCCGGGCGATGGAGCCATCGGATTCATAGATGAGCATGATGAGGTCCTGGTAGACCGCATCGGCGGGCGTCAGGGCCGGTCCATGGGGGATATCCCTGGAGTCAGATTCAAGGTCATCGCTGTCAATAATGTCTCCTTGCAGGAGCTCGTGCGAGGGAAGAAGGAGAAGCCGGTGAGGTGA
- a CDS encoding 30S ribosomal protein S7, with protein sequence MKVFGKWDNIEAEVLDPGVRGYMNLMPRAVMHSGGKHAKQQFKKSEQHIVERLVNKMMRKERNTGKKFKAYAIVEGAFDIIAKRTKENPLNILAQAIANAGPREEVVRLKYGGITVPKSVDTAPQRRVDTALMFIAKGAHAASFKKAKTVEAALADEIIAAANRDVKSYSINHKDSVERVAKAAR encoded by the coding sequence ATGAAGGTATTCGGCAAATGGGATAATATCGAGGCAGAGGTCCTGGATCCCGGTGTGAGAGGATACATGAACCTTATGCCAAGGGCGGTCATGCACTCCGGCGGAAAGCATGCCAAGCAGCAGTTCAAGAAGTCTGAGCAGCATATCGTCGAGCGCCTGGTCAATAAGATGATGCGCAAAGAGAGGAACACCGGCAAGAAGTTCAAGGCTTATGCCATAGTGGAAGGGGCCTTCGATATCATCGCCAAGAGGACCAAAGAGAATCCCCTTAACATCCTCGCCCAGGCCATAGCCAATGCCGGGCCGAGGGAAGAGGTCGTCCGACTCAAGTACGGAGGCATAACTGTGCCCAAGTCTGTGGACACCGCCCCCCAGAGAAGGGTGGACACTGCCCTGATGTTCATCGCCAAGGGAGCTCATGCCGCCTCATTCAAGAAAGCCAAGACGGTGGAGGCCGCCCTGGCCGATGAGATCATTGCTGCTGCCAATCGCGATGTTAAGAGCTATTCCATCAATCACAAGGACAGTGTGGAACGGGTGGCCAAAGCAGCAAGGTAA